A region of Verrucomicrobiota bacterium DNA encodes the following proteins:
- a CDS encoding response regulator, whose translation MRVLIVEDERKTATYLSKGLSESGFVVDLAGQGEDGLHLALTQDYDAIVLDVMLPARDGWSVLGAIRKEGKQTPVLFLTARDTVPDRVRGLELGADDYLVKPFAFSELLARIRSILRRGPSRQPEVLHVADLELDLIRHKAARAGLRLDLTPKEFALLSLLARRKGEVLSRTLIAEQVWDMHFDSDTNVVDVAVRRLRRKADDPFSRRLIHTERGLGYVLEER comes from the coding sequence ATGCGCGTTTTGATCGTTGAAGATGAGCGCAAGACCGCGACTTACCTCAGCAAAGGCCTTTCCGAAAGCGGTTTTGTGGTGGACCTGGCCGGCCAGGGCGAGGACGGTTTGCACCTGGCACTCACCCAAGATTACGACGCGATCGTTCTCGATGTAATGTTGCCGGCGCGTGACGGTTGGTCGGTCCTGGGCGCAATTCGCAAGGAGGGCAAGCAAACTCCGGTTTTGTTCCTCACGGCCCGTGACACGGTGCCCGATCGCGTCCGAGGCCTCGAACTTGGGGCCGATGATTACCTGGTCAAGCCGTTCGCGTTCTCCGAATTGCTCGCGCGAATCCGTTCGATCTTGCGCCGCGGACCGAGCCGCCAGCCCGAAGTGCTGCACGTGGCGGATCTGGAACTCGATTTGATCCGCCACAAAGCGGCGCGCGCCGGCCTGCGCCTCGATCTGACGCCCAAGGAGTTTGCGTTGCTGTCGCTGCTGGCCCGGCGGAAAGGCGAAGTCCTGTCGCGCACGCTGATTGCCGAGCAGGTCTGGGACATGCACTTCGACAGCGACACCAATGTCGTGGACGTGGCCGTGCGCCGGCTCCGCCGGAAAGCGGACGATCCTTTCTCCCGCAGGCTGATTCACACCGAACGCGGTCTGGGCTATGTGCTCGAAGAACGGTAG
- a CDS encoding HAMP domain-containing protein, whose protein sequence is MPPILQKNPIRVWSITRRLTLLYVASTAALLVLAAGFLYWTLTRNLEHTRHALLASKIEVLRRLLREPDKAQALASEVEHEASESHPLRYFLRILDGQGRVAIETPGMNGLAAVDLFPAPAETAAAPLRNIVQKSLAGRSFLLLSVSATAGAAGEERRTVQIALETTAGTALLLDYRNKILIVLGLGVIFAAVAGVWITRKGMRPLVEITQTARHITASQLHERIAPSRWPAELAELAGAFDAMLDRLEDSFTRLSQFSADLAHALRSPINNLRGEVEVALARSRTPEEYRQILASSLEEYERLSRMIDGLLFLGPAPMIRKRRCGESGSMPEKKSTPSGNSTKRWRENRKPR, encoded by the coding sequence ATGCCACCTATCCTCCAGAAGAACCCAATCCGCGTCTGGTCCATCACCCGGCGGTTGACGCTGCTCTACGTGGCTTCCACCGCCGCGCTGCTGGTGCTGGCCGCCGGCTTTCTCTACTGGACGCTCACGCGAAACCTGGAACATACGCGCCACGCGCTACTGGCCAGCAAAATCGAAGTGCTGCGCCGTTTGCTGCGCGAACCGGACAAGGCGCAAGCTCTGGCCAGTGAAGTGGAGCACGAGGCTTCCGAAAGCCATCCGCTCCGATATTTCCTTCGCATTCTGGACGGCCAGGGACGCGTCGCAATCGAGACGCCGGGCATGAACGGCCTGGCGGCGGTTGATCTTTTTCCGGCACCGGCAGAAACCGCGGCGGCGCCGCTTCGCAACATCGTGCAGAAATCGCTGGCCGGCCGCTCCTTCCTTCTGTTGTCCGTGTCTGCCACGGCCGGCGCGGCCGGTGAAGAAAGGCGGACCGTCCAAATCGCGCTCGAAACCACTGCCGGGACGGCGCTGTTGCTGGACTATCGCAACAAAATCCTGATCGTGCTCGGCCTGGGGGTAATCTTTGCCGCGGTCGCGGGAGTTTGGATCACACGAAAGGGCATGCGTCCGCTGGTCGAGATCACGCAGACCGCCCGGCACATTACGGCCAGCCAATTGCATGAGCGGATCGCGCCGTCGCGCTGGCCGGCAGAACTGGCTGAACTCGCCGGAGCGTTCGACGCCATGTTGGACCGGCTCGAAGATTCTTTCACCCGGCTCTCGCAATTCTCGGCGGATTTGGCGCACGCGTTGCGTTCGCCCATCAACAATTTGCGCGGTGAAGTCGAGGTGGCGCTGGCTCGCTCCCGCACGCCCGAGGAGTACAGGCAAATCCTGGCCTCAAGTCTCGAAGAGTATGAACGGCTGTCCCGAATGATCGACGGGTTGCTCTTCCTGGGGCCCGCGCCGATGATCCGAAAGCGGCGGTGCGGCGAATCCGGTTCGATGCCCGAAAAGAAATCGACGCCGTCCGGGAATTCTACGAAGCGCTGGCGAGAGAACAGGAAACCGAGGTGA